The Methanomethylovorans hollandica DSM 15978 genome includes a region encoding these proteins:
- a CDS encoding ArsR/SmtB family transcription factor: MEQEVAIDENEIKQMCNLFKVLSSPIRLRIAYYLSKQDYCVEALVHALNEKQNLVSHHLSVMKQNGAVDSYRNSRYTYYRLKPEVSQLLNRKN, translated from the coding sequence AAGTTGCTATAGATGAAAATGAAATCAAACAAATGTGTAACCTTTTCAAGGTGCTGAGTAGTCCTATCAGATTAAGAATCGCGTATTATCTTTCAAAGCAGGATTATTGCGTTGAGGCACTGGTTCATGCGTTAAATGAGAAGCAAAACCTTGTATCTCATCATTTATCCGTTATGAAACAAAATGGGGCTGTTGATTCTTATAGAAATTCCAGATACACATATTACAGATTAAAACCGGAAGTAAGTCAACTACTGAACAGGAAGAACTGA